CTTCCAGCTGACTTCGCAATGATCCCGAGGGGCAATCCGTGCCACGATGTTCTTGTCTCCGTGCCAGGAACGCAGGAGGCTAGTGACGCTGTGTTGCTCTCGCAAGTACCGACTACGGCAATCGTAAATCGCGCCCAGGCGGAGGCGCAGGTCAAAGTCGCTTATGCGGGGCCGCCCCAATTCAATAAGATCGAAACCACAACGATGTCTTACGCGGTGAACACGCCCGATAAAGTGATCCGTGTCGGGGACCTCTACTATCTTTGTTTTCAGGGAGTCTGGTTTGTCTCTCGAAACCCCGCTGGTCCGTGGAAGACCGTGGATTCAGTGCCTCCAGTCATCTACACGATTCCACCAAGCTCCCCTGTGTACAACGTCACATATGTGGTGGTCTCAAACCCGACTGTAACGACCGTGCAGACAAGCTATTCAAGCGGATATCTTGGAGTCTTCGTTGTGGGGATGGCAGTTGGATCCACCGTCGTGTATGGCACAGGCTACTACTACCCTCCCTATGTTTATTGGGGACCACATCCAATCTACTATCCGTATCCCTATACCTACGGCGTGGCTGCTGTGTACAGCCCCTACACAGGAGCCTATGGAGTGGGCCGCGCAGTGTACGGACCGTATGGCTCAGCTGGAACAGCGGCCTGGTACAACCCCACCACTGGGACTTATGGACGGGCCGTAACAACTCAAAATGCCTATGGCGGTCATACATACGCCTCAACCTATAATCCCTGGACTGGTACCTCTGCCGCGACCTCCCAGGGCCACAACCAGTACAGCCAATGGGGAAGTTCCGTAGTGACCAATGGCGACAACTGGGCCCAGGCGCAGCATGTCACGAACAGCAACGGAACGGCGGGATCTTTCCAGACCTCCAAGGGAAGCGCCGGCGCCGGATATTCCGGGGCCAATGGAAACAGTGGCTTCGTGGCTAAGGATGCGAATAACAACAATGTCTATGCGGGAGCCGATGGCAACGTCTACAAGAAAGATTCCAGCGGAAACTGGAGCAAGTACGACAACGGCAGCTGGACTCCAGTAGATCCATCCACTGGCGCAAACCAGACGCGGCAGCAGAAGCAGAACTCCAATAGTGCCAATCAGCCGAAGCAGCCGCAATCTTCAACCCCAGGCTCGCAAGCCGGAAACACTACGCCAGCAACTGGCAGAGGGTCCGATCCGACGAACCCTCGTACTTCAGGACGCGGAACTCAGAACCAGCCTCCGTCTCAGGCACAGAATAATCCGGGAAGTTTGAACCCTCCCAGCACCATGGGCCAGCTACAGAATGATTCGCAATCGCGCGCACGCGGAGATCAACTAGAGCAATCGCAAAATCGCGGAGGCGGCGGCTCACGGGGCTCGCGCAGGCAGCGATAAGCAAAAGAATGAAGCATTATTTGATCGTGGCACACGTCGCCGATGACTTACCGCTCAATCACTGATCAAGGAAATAATCCCCAGTCAATCCAGAAGATTCTCTAGAAAGCGGGATCTATGAAAACCACGCGCAAGACAATCGCCTTCTCTGCCTTCCTCATGGCGGCACTCCTGTGCCCATCTTCGGTGTACGTCATAGCCCAGGACGAACCCAACCCAGTCAAGGAAAAGTTTCAGGAAGATCTTAAAGCAGCCGTCATGAACGAAAGCATCACCGTCCCCCAGTTGAAGGAGATGCAGGAGAACCTTGCGACACTCAAGGCGGCGAAGGCCGAACAGCAGCCTGGAGCGCCTGTGGACCTGATGACCCCTTACCTGGCCGTCTCCAAAATAAGAGCGACCATGGCTACCGTCAAGGAACCGGACCGTAGCACTCTGCGGCAGGACTTTCAGCTCATGATGGCGACGAAACAGCCCGAGCCCTCTGCTGAACCTGATACGCCGGGGAAAAAACTCGGCAGAGATATCTTCGCTGCTGTGATGCACGGCGAACCAACTCCTCCGCAAGTGCAGCAACTTCAGGAAAGCCTGAACTCCCTTCAATCGATCAAAACCAGCGGTGGCGGCATGCTCGAAAAGTTCAGGACGATGAAGACCGCCAAAGCACAGATCGAGCAGACGATGAATGAAGGCTCGTTCCGGCCGCAGGACAAGCAAACCGTCCTCGATGACTTAAACAATCTTGGAGGCAACGGAGGCGGAGGTGGTTTGAGGAGAAATGGGCTTTAGTCAGGCCGGAATGAGGACGCTGACATCCTTCTTAATTCTCTGTATGGCGACGATTCGAGTAAGACGTACAGGATCTCTCGGATTTTTTTCAAGCGCACTGGTCATTCTGTGGGGCGTCTCTGGCTTTGGCCAAAGCACCTCAGACCAGGCACCGGAACTTGCGCTGGTTGACGCGATTCAGATTGCGCTGGGAAACAATCGGCCGGTTCAAATAGCCAGGCTTGACGTTACGAAATATGGATGGGAGGTCGCCGAGGCCAAGACTCATCGATTTCCCGAACTCAAGACAGAGCTGCTCGCCTCCGGAAATATCGACTCTCCCAGCTTTACCTTCAAGCAAGGCGTCTTCGGGACCATAGACAACCAACCGGTTCCAACGACGGATAAGCAGATCAGTCTCTCGAGCGGATTGACTGGTTACGCTATCGCAACGGTAGCTCAGCCAATCTCGCAGCTTTATCAAATACATCTCTTGGTGCGAGAGAAGCAGCTCTCCGTCGATCTTGCAGGAGAAAAATACAAGCAGAAGAGGCAGGCTACCGTGGTGGATGTAAAGCAAGGCTATTACGCCATTCTTCAATCCGAGAGCGCTCTCGAGTCCGAGCAGGCGCTGATAAAGGAATACGAGGAAACCGATCGAGTCACCACGCAATATCTGAGCAAAGAGTCCATCCTGAAATCGGACAGCCTGCAGGTGAAAGCACAACTGGCCCAGGCAAGACATCAGCTAATCACGCTCCGGGACGATCTGCAGACCCAGAAAGAACACTTCAACGATCTGCTGGGGAGGGATCTCGATACATCCTTTCGCACTCAACCCGTTCCACCGGCCTCAACCGATGAGATGGATTTGAAGGCAGCTAGAAAGACGGCTCTCCAGCAGCGGCCCGAGTTACAGGAAGCAAAGATCAACGTCGAGAAGGCCGGTTACGACCGCAGCCTCGCAAAGGCCGAATACATCCCCGGCATCGGCGCGCAACTCCAATACCTCACTCCAATCAATACCCAGATCCTGCCGCAAAATATCCTCTCCGTCGGTTTGAAGATGACCTGGGAGCCATACGAATGGGGCCGGCGCAAAGACAATGTGAAAGAAAAAGACATTCAGGTGCAGCAAAGCCAATACCAGTTGGACCACACCAGCTCCCAGGTGCTGTTGGATGTCGACAATACCTTCCGCAAACTGAGCGAGAGCCGTTCCATGTTGGAGGTCGCACAGGCCGCCCGCGATGCCGCGAACGAAAAGTTACGCGAAGTGAATGACCAGTACAGACAGGTGACGGTCCTGCTGCGCGACGTCTTGAAGCAGCAAGCCGCAGTCGCGAATGCCAATCACGAATACGAAGAGAGCCTGCTCGCATTCTGGAACGCGAAGGCAGAATTTGAAAAAGCCTTGGGAGAAGAGTGAAACATGAATCGCCTCGCCAAGCCGGGTCGTCTCTGGGTCGCAGCTCTCGCGAACTCTCTTGTCCTAGCTCTCGCTGCCTGCAAACAGGAAAATCCGGCGACGACACTTCCCCTTCCAGTGCACACGGCAGTCGTGCAGTCAGTCTCCGCAGAGAGCGGCACAAAATATTCTGCCAACATCGTTCCCTATGCCCAGGTCGACTTGTCCTTCAAATCGAACGGTTACGTCGAGCGCATCCATCAGGTCAAGAGCCCAAGTGGCGGCATGAGAAATGTCGATCAGGGCGATTGGGTTCCGAAAGGAACGGTGCTGGCGCTGGTCAGCCAACAGGACTATAGCGACAAGTTGCAGCAGGCACAGGCGCAACTCGCACGTGGACAAGCCGAACAAGAAAAAGCCAAGCTGAGCTTCGACCGAGTCTCCTCTCTCTACTCCACGCAAAGCGCCACCAAACCCGACTACGACTCCGCTAAAGCACAGATGGACAGCACGACTGCCTCCGTTTCAGGCGCACAAGCGCAGATCAGCGAGGCGAAGGTTGCTCTCGCTTATTGCTCCCTGCGAGCGCCGTTCAATGGATGGCTGGTCAAGCGCAGCGTCGATCTCGGAAGCCTGGTGGGACCAGCCACCAATGGTTTTACACTGGCGGATACAAGCTCGGTGAAAGCTGTCTTTGGAGTTCCCGACATCCTCATCAGCCGGGTCAGACTGGGCCAGCATCTAATTATCGCCACCGACGCGCTATCGCATCCTGTAGAAGGCCGGGTCAGTGCGATCTCGCCCGCCGCCGACCCAAAGAGCCGCGTATTCTCAGTCGAAGTCACAATCCCAAATCAAAAAGATGAGTTGAAGTCGGGTATGATCGCCTCGCTCAGTCTGGATGGCGCAAGTCTGCAACAGCCCGCCCTGGTCGTTCCGTTATCAGCAGTCATCCGCGATCCCTCGCACGCAGATGGCTTCGCCGTCATGGCAGCCGACGGCAGCGGAGATCTCGTATCGGCACGTTTGCAGCCAGTGGATCTCGGCGATACCTCTGGAAACATGATCGTCGTGAAGGGAGGACTCACCTCCGGAGAGAGAGTCATCACTACCGGAGTCACTTTGATCAAGAGCGGCGATAAGGTCCGCGTCATACCGTAAACTCCCGGCGAACACGTCTCGCTGGAACAGTCATCAAGGGTGCACGAAGCCATGAGCCACAAGTCGGAAGCCGAGTACATTGCTCATACCCACAATACGGCGCGCTTCTTCGTGGAGAACCGGCAGCTCTCGCTTGTCATCCTGATCGCTCTCTGCCTATGGGGTTGGTACGGCTTTCAGCACATGGCAAAGCGCAAAGATCCGAAGATACCGGTGCGTGTGGCCGTTGCATTCACGCAGTGGCCTGGCGCAACCGCGCAGGAGGTCGAACAACTGGTCACCCGGCAAGTCGAGCAGACAATGGCACAGAACTCCTTCATCAAGCCACCGTCAGCCTCTGACTTCGGCATTCGCTCCTTCAGCTTTCCTAATCTGTCGATGGTCTATGTCCAACTTGACGATCAGGTGAGCGATCCCAAAAAGCAGTTCACTGATATGAACCTGAAGCTGAATGCGCTCAACAGCAGCTTGCCGCAGGGTGCCGGTCCCATTCAGTTCAACAGCGATTTTGGTGACACCGCAGCTCTGATGTTAACTGTAGCCAGTCCCCCCGCGAATGAAGTCGAGGTTGCTTTGCGGGCGAGGTCGATTCGCGGTGCGATCGAAAAGACGCGAGCTGCCGAACCAAAACGATCTCCGCAGCCACGAGTGACGATTGTCAACGCATTTCCCTTGTCGGTCTCCGCTTCTCTGATGCACGATTCTTTTGTGTCGTTCATCGAAGCGGCAGCACAGACTAGGATGATCTTCGACCCACATTTTTTTGAAGGCAGCGGCTTCATCGGCGTCGATGTCGCCACTACCCTGACTGACGCAGAGCTTCGCGAAGCCGGAGACCGATTAGTGGTGGAGAAGCTGCACCGCTCCGAAATCCACCCCGATGCGTGGCCAGCGGCCTTCATCCGCAATCCCCAAGACACAGAGACGCAGCTGTCCGCAGTGGCGGGAGACAGGTACACGTATCGCGAACTCGATGACTTTACCGACCTCATAGGAAGAACGCTACAGGGAGCTCCTGAGGTCGCCAAGATCGATCGCAAGGGAGTGCTTCCTGAACAAATCTATCTGGACTACTCTCAGGACCGGCTAGCCCAATACGGCATGACTCCTTCCAATCTGAAGGACATACTCGGGGCGCGCAACACTACGCTACCCGGAGGCCAGCTTGAGGTCGGCCCTGCCAGCATTCAGATTGACCCGTCGGGGAAGTTCACTGACCCACGACAAATTGGCGATGTAATAGTCGGCTCTTCTTCCTCCGCCGCGCAGAGTCCGGTCTACCTTCGCGATCTGGTGGAGATATCTCGCGCTTATCAGAGCCCTGCGCGGTACCTAAACTACCTGACCTGGGCGGATAAGCAAGGACACTGGCATCGCAGCCGCGCGATTACGATTGCGGTTCAGGTAAAAGACTCTGAACAGATCGACGCCTTTGGCCGAAGCGTGGACGCGAAGCTCGCTGCCGTGAAGCAATATCTCCCCGACGATCTAATCTTCGCCCGCACCTCCGATCAGCCGCTGCAGGTAAAAGAAAACATCAGTCTCTTCATGGATTCGCTGTACGAGGCGATTGTTCTCGTCGTGCTGGTATCGTGGATCGGCTTCTGGGAGTGGCGCTCGGCGTTGCTGATGGCGATCTCTATTCCCATCACCTTAGCCATGACTTTTGGCGTCTTGTATCTGATCGGCATTGATATTCAACAAGTCTCAGTCGCTACTCTGATCATCGCACTGGGTCTGTTGGTCGACGACCCGGTAATCGCAGGCGACTCTATTAAACATGCGCTCGCCGAAGGCCACCCAAGCATCGTCGCCGCATGGCTTGGCCCTACCAAGCTTGCAACCGCCATCATGTATGCAACAGTCACTAACATCGTGGCCTACCTGCCCTTCCTGATGGTCACTGGCAGTACCGGTGAATTTCTCTTCAGCCTGCCGATCGTCATGACCGTAGCGCTGATTGCTTCACGTCTGGTTTCGATGACTTTTCTGCCCATGCTCGGCTACTATCTGCTTCGCCCGGAAAAGAACGGCGAAAAATCTTTGGAGGAGCAGCGCAAACACGGCTTCTTCGGCCTCTATGCGCGAGCTGCGAAGTACTCGATCGAGCATCGTTGGAAGTTCTTCTTCGCTTCGCTCTTGTTTCTCGCCGCCGGTGTCTTGATCTTTTCGAGGCTCACGACTGCCTTCTTCCCGGAGGACGTTCAGTACTGGTCTTACATCGACGTCTGGCTGCCGAACGATGCAAACATTGGAGCGACCAATGAGATCGCGCTCAAAGCGGAACAGATCATTCGGGAGCAAGCGGCGCGATTCTCGAAAGAACACGAACATCCATTGAAACAATGCGACCTGTTGCGTTACATCACGACCTTTGTCGGCGGCGGCGGCCCGCGCTTTTGGTTTTCCGCTTCCCCGCAAGGACAGCAATTGAACTATGCGCAGATCCTGATTGAGGTTCGTGACAAAGAGATGACGCCGGAGTTCATCAGGGCGCTGCAGCCGGCGCTGACCGCGTCCATTCCGGGTGCGCGTCTGGATGCACGCCAGTTGCTGACCAACCCCATGGACTATCCCATTGAAATTCGCGTCTCCAGTACCGCCGATCTGAGCGCTCAGCAGGAGCCGGAGGACATCCGCGGGTTGCAGGCTGTTGCGGGCAGGGTCGAGGACATCTTGCGCTCCATTCCGATCGCGGAGCGCACCCGTAATGAATGGGGAGAGGCGAATGCGCAGATTGCGCTCACCATCGATCCAGACCG
The nucleotide sequence above comes from Tunturibacter empetritectus. Encoded proteins:
- a CDS encoding efflux RND transporter permease subunit, with protein sequence MSHKSEAEYIAHTHNTARFFVENRQLSLVILIALCLWGWYGFQHMAKRKDPKIPVRVAVAFTQWPGATAQEVEQLVTRQVEQTMAQNSFIKPPSASDFGIRSFSFPNLSMVYVQLDDQVSDPKKQFTDMNLKLNALNSSLPQGAGPIQFNSDFGDTAALMLTVASPPANEVEVALRARSIRGAIEKTRAAEPKRSPQPRVTIVNAFPLSVSASLMHDSFVSFIEAAAQTRMIFDPHFFEGSGFIGVDVATTLTDAELREAGDRLVVEKLHRSEIHPDAWPAAFIRNPQDTETQLSAVAGDRYTYRELDDFTDLIGRTLQGAPEVAKIDRKGVLPEQIYLDYSQDRLAQYGMTPSNLKDILGARNTTLPGGQLEVGPASIQIDPSGKFTDPRQIGDVIVGSSSSAAQSPVYLRDLVEISRAYQSPARYLNYLTWADKQGHWHRSRAITIAVQVKDSEQIDAFGRSVDAKLAAVKQYLPDDLIFARTSDQPLQVKENISLFMDSLYEAIVLVVLVSWIGFWEWRSALLMAISIPITLAMTFGVLYLIGIDIQQVSVATLIIALGLLVDDPVIAGDSIKHALAEGHPSIVAAWLGPTKLATAIMYATVTNIVAYLPFLMVTGSTGEFLFSLPIVMTVALIASRLVSMTFLPMLGYYLLRPEKNGEKSLEEQRKHGFFGLYARAAKYSIEHRWKFFFASLLFLAAGVLIFSRLTTAFFPEDVQYWSYIDVWLPNDANIGATNEIALKAEQIIREQAARFSKEHEHPLKQCDLLRYITTFVGGGGPRFWFSASPQGQQLNYAQILIEVRDKEMTPEFIRALQPALTASIPGARLDARQLLTNPMDYPIEIRVSSTADLSAQQEPEDIRGLQAVAGRVEDILRSIPIAERTRNEWGEANAQIALTIDPDRANLAGITNMDVANSSTAGISGSTVGVLQEGQKQIPVVARLRMNERAQLSDIQSLYVYGSQDSNKIKLAQISDINHDLVTGRIVRLEQFRTINVRSFPVAGHLSSEVLNIAMPKLLALEATLPPGYKIQIGGEYDKTKHGFRNLATVMVISVAAIFMALVFQFKNAIKPTLVLAAAPYGMVGAFAALWVMGEPFGFMAFLGIASLVGVIVSHSIVLFDFIEERRIAGDDFELALIDAGILRLRPVLITVFATVLALVPLAAHGGPLWKPLCYAQIGGLLVATVVTKLQVPVMYAIFVLDLKILKWDAAEKEPAAQPTNA
- a CDS encoding TolC family protein, whose amino-acid sequence is MGFSQAGMRTLTSFLILCMATIRVRRTGSLGFFSSALVILWGVSGFGQSTSDQAPELALVDAIQIALGNNRPVQIARLDVTKYGWEVAEAKTHRFPELKTELLASGNIDSPSFTFKQGVFGTIDNQPVPTTDKQISLSSGLTGYAIATVAQPISQLYQIHLLVREKQLSVDLAGEKYKQKRQATVVDVKQGYYAILQSESALESEQALIKEYEETDRVTTQYLSKESILKSDSLQVKAQLAQARHQLITLRDDLQTQKEHFNDLLGRDLDTSFRTQPVPPASTDEMDLKAARKTALQQRPELQEAKINVEKAGYDRSLAKAEYIPGIGAQLQYLTPINTQILPQNILSVGLKMTWEPYEWGRRKDNVKEKDIQVQQSQYQLDHTSSQVLLDVDNTFRKLSESRSMLEVAQAARDAANEKLREVNDQYRQVTVLLRDVLKQQAAVANANHEYEESLLAFWNAKAEFEKALGEE
- a CDS encoding efflux RND transporter periplasmic adaptor subunit, which produces MNRLAKPGRLWVAALANSLVLALAACKQENPATTLPLPVHTAVVQSVSAESGTKYSANIVPYAQVDLSFKSNGYVERIHQVKSPSGGMRNVDQGDWVPKGTVLALVSQQDYSDKLQQAQAQLARGQAEQEKAKLSFDRVSSLYSTQSATKPDYDSAKAQMDSTTASVSGAQAQISEAKVALAYCSLRAPFNGWLVKRSVDLGSLVGPATNGFTLADTSSVKAVFGVPDILISRVRLGQHLIIATDALSHPVEGRVSAISPAADPKSRVFSVEVTIPNQKDELKSGMIASLSLDGASLQQPALVVPLSAVIRDPSHADGFAVMAADGSGDLVSARLQPVDLGDTSGNMIVVKGGLTSGERVITTGVTLIKSGDKVRVIP